The following coding sequences are from one Sphaeramia orbicularis chromosome 11, fSphaOr1.1, whole genome shotgun sequence window:
- the LOC115428867 gene encoding BET1 homolog, producing the protein MRRAGLGEGSSGNYVASGYSVYEEENEHLQEGLRAKVTALKSLSIDIGTEVKYQNKMLNEMDTDFDSTGGLLGATIGRVKQLSRGSQTKLLCYMLLFCFFVFFVLYWFIKLR; encoded by the exons ATGAGGCGCGCCGGTTTGG GTGAAGGGAGCTCTGGAAACTACGTTGCTAGTGGTTACAGTGTGTATGAGGAAGAAAATGAGCATCTTCAGGAGGGGCTGAGAGCCAAAGTCACCGCTTTAAAAAGT CTGTCTATCGACATCGGAACGGAAGTAAAGTACCAAAATAAAATGCTGAATGAGATG GACACAGACTTTGACTCGACAGGTGGCCTGCTTGGTGCTACTATTGGAAGAGTGAAGCAGTTGTCCAGAGGAAGCCAAACCAAACTCCTGTGCTACAtgctgcttttctgtttttttgtcttttttgtcttgtaCTGGTTCATCAAGCTGAGGTGA